ACATGAAACTCATGCAAGGAGGTATGAGCATGATGAAACAGATGAGCGGCCAAAGCATGAATGCAAATATGGCTGACCGTCAGCAAATGATGGAAAAACGTATGGACATGATGCAATCCATGATGCAGATGATGATGGACTGTATGCCTCCCTCCACAACTAAATAATTACCCATGAATTAGAGAGGGAAGCACCATGAACCATCAACCTCAAGAACATAATTCAGTACCTAACTTTTGGTCTACACGTTATGCCATCGGCCTATTCGTGATTGGTGGTGTGGCAGCCTATTTTCTCTTAACCGAGCATTTGGCCCATGTCGTTGGTGTTTTACCCTTTTTACTCCTTTTAGCATGCCCACTCATGCATATTTTTATGCATGGTGGTCATGGACATCACCATCATCAACAGAAAAATCCAGACACATCAGATAATAAAAAATCACGCGAACCAGGAGACCCCTCATGAATCATGCGGAATCGGCCTATGGTCTGTGGTGGCTCGTCATCATAAATTCGGCAATTTTCATTATGTTTGCCTTCAGTTTTTTTAAACCCGCCACAGCACGAGACTGGCGTACTTTTAGCGCTTTCTCTGCTTTCATCATTGCATTGTTTGTCGAGATGTATGGTTTCCCTTTAACCATTTACCTGTTGTCAGGCTGGCTACAAACTCGCTTTCCTGAACTTGATTTGCTGTCGCATAACTCAGGTCACTTATGGTCAACGCTACTGGGTGAAAAGGGTGATCCACATTTTGGCATTCTGCACATCGCGAGTTATATTTTTTTGGGCTATGGTTTCTATTTACTGTCATCAGCATGGAACGTGTTGTACCACGCACAACGTCATCACCAATTGGCAGTAACCGGACCCTATGCGCGCATACGTCACCCCCAATACGTGGCTTTTATCTTGATCTTGCTGGGGTTTTTATTGCAATGGCCAACTTTACTGACACTGATTATGTTTCCAATCTTACTCTTAATGTACAGCCGCTTGGCAATTAAGGAAGAGGCTGAAATGAGTAAACAGTTTGGCGCTGTCTATGACAGCTATGCTCAACAGACTCCGAGATTTATTCCAAAATTCGGCCATAAAACCACTTTTCCATAAGAGAATTATTTATGTCAGATCAAAAAAATCATAACCAGGACCATATGGCACAGGCTACAACAGACGTACTGAAAGACCCAGTCTGTGGTATGACCGTCACTGAAGAATCGAAATACCATGAGGAATTTAAGGGGAAAACTTACTTTTTTTGCAGTGATAAATGTCAATCAAAGTTTCATAGCAGCCCGGTGCAATATATCGCTAAACCCGCAACGACGACTGCCGATGCACATACACAGCATCATCAGACTACTCAATCCGTTAATGATGCAAGCACAACAGGCACGACCATCTATACGTGCCCAATGCATCCAGAAATTAGACAGGATCATCCTGGAAACTGTCCTAAATGCGGAATGACACTGGAACCACTCATTCCCGAGTTAGAGGAAGATGAGAATCCTGAGTTACGTGATTTCCGTCGACGCTTCTGGTGGACACTGCCACTCACCATAGTCGTGACTTTTTTGGCAATGTTTGGCCATCAACTGAACCTGTTCGACATGGCAGTTCAGAGCTGGATTGAATTAGTGTTGTCACTCCCGATTGTACTGTGGGCAGGTTGGCCATTTTTTTCCCGTGGTTGGCAATCGGTTGTGAATCGCAGCCCAAACATGTGGACCCTGATCGGTCTAGGTACAGGGGCTGCTTTTATTTACAGTGTGGTTGCGACCATTGCACCACAAATCTTTCCAGACTCATTTATCTCCATGGGTCGTGTCGCTGTTTACTTTGAAGCTTCAGCGGTCATCATTTCTTTGACCCTACTGGGGCAAATAC
Above is a window of Acinetobacter lwoffii DNA encoding:
- a CDS encoding DUF2933 domain-containing protein, encoding MNHQPQEHNSVPNFWSTRYAIGLFVIGGVAAYFLLTEHLAHVVGVLPFLLLLACPLMHIFMHGGHGHHHHQQKNPDTSDNKKSREPGDPS
- a CDS encoding methyltransferase family protein → MNHAESAYGLWWLVIINSAIFIMFAFSFFKPATARDWRTFSAFSAFIIALFVEMYGFPLTIYLLSGWLQTRFPELDLLSHNSGHLWSTLLGEKGDPHFGILHIASYIFLGYGFYLLSSAWNVLYHAQRHHQLAVTGPYARIRHPQYVAFILILLGFLLQWPTLLTLIMFPILLLMYSRLAIKEEAEMSKQFGAVYDSYAQQTPRFIPKFGHKTTFP